A window of Aeromicrobium duanguangcaii genomic DNA:
GATGATCGGGTCACCCTCGGTGATCGCGATCGTGTGCTCGCTGTGCGCGCCGCGGGACCCGTCGGCGCTGCGGATCGTCCAGCCGTCGTCGTCCATCCGGATCTCGTCGGTGGACGCGAGGAACCACGGCTCGATCGCGATGACGAGGCCCGGCTTGAGCGGGAAGCCCCGGCCGGCCTTGCCGTCGTTCGAGATGTGCGGGTCGCCGTGCATCGTGCGGCCCACGCCGTGACCGCCGAACTGGGTGTTGACCGGGTAGCCGTACTCGCGGGCCGTCTCGCCGATGACCGCGCTGATGTCGCCGACCTTCTTGCCGGGACGAGCGACCTCGATCGCGCGCGCCAGCGCCACCTCGGTGGCCTCGATCAGGCGCAGGTCCTCGTCGCGGGGCGTGCCGACGACCTTGCTGACCGCGGAATCGCAGACCCAGCCGTCGACACTGACCGCGAAGTCGAAGCTGACCAGGTCGCCGTCGCGCAGCTTGTAGCGGTGCGGCAGCCCGTGCAGCACGGCGTCGTTCACGCTGGTGCACAGCACGTAGCCGAACGGCCCGCGGCCGAACGACGGCGCGTAGTCGATGTAGCAGGACTCGGCGCCGCGTTCCCGGATCATCCGGTGGGCCAGGGCGTCGAGCTCGATCAGGTCCGTCCCCACGTCCGCGGTCTCGACCAAGGTGGTCAGGACATCGGCGACGAAGCGGCCGGCGGGCCGCATCTCGTCGATCTGGGCAGGGGTCAGCAGCTCGATCGCCATGACACCAGCCTACGGACCGAGGTCAGCGGCGGACCCGGAAGGTCGCGGCGTAGGAGCCGCTGATCCTGCCCGGAGCGACCACACCGGCCCGTCGCTGCGAGACGCCCTTGGACTTGCGCAGCTTCCACTTCCACTGCGCCGCCACATCGGCGCGATCGGCGCGGACGAGACCATCGAGACCGGCCACCAGGTCCTCGAACGTGCGCGCTCCGCCGCCCTCGCTGTCGAAGTCGGGGCAGATGACCTGTCCGTCGTCGAGCTTGATGCACTCGTCCTCACCCTCGTCCCCGCCGGCGCCCGCGCGGGCGCTGAAGGTGACCGAGGCCCGGCCCTTCGCGTTCTTGCCGATCTTGAACGCCTTGGCCGGACCGGCCGAGGTGCCCTTCGGACGGCCGTTGACGTACTGGCGGTACACGGGGCGCACCTTCATCGTCCGGCCGGCCTTGACCGAGGAGCCGCGCAGCGTGACCCACTTCTTGCCGGTCCAGCGCTGGGCGCTCGCGAAGCGGTGATCGATCGCCGCGTTGCTGATCAGGGTCATCGTGGACGACACACCCGTGACGGTCACGTCCGCGAGGTCCGTGGAGGCGATCGCGCTGACGTCGCCGGCGATGTCGCTCGCGACGACGTCGGCGAGCTCACCGCCCGCGTCGGCGTAGATCTGGGAGTTCGACAGGCTGCCGGTGCGCCCGTTGCTCAGGCGGTAGTCGATCCGCCACGAGAGCTTGGCGGTGCCGATGCCGAGGTTGTCCAGGACGTCCTGCACCGCGAAGGCCGGACCGTACCCGGCCCCGAACGCGGCCATCGCCGGGTCGACCACGGTGCCGCGATAGGTCGCGAGCGCCGCGCCCCGGGCGTTGCGGACGTGCGTCACGACGGGGAAGCCGCGGATCAGGCCGACCTGGCCCTTGATGCCGGCGTAGCCGTCCGTCGTGATCGTGCCGATCTGCTGGCCCACCTTCCCGACCTGCTTGTACGAGCCGATCAGGCCCGTCGAGTCCGGCATCACGAGGGCGGCCGAGGCGTTGTGGATCGACAGCGAGGTCGGGCCGGCGAAGTCCAGCGGGTGGCCGAAGGCCCACACCGTGGAGCCGCAGATGGCGGTCACCGTGCCGACACCGCCGGCGAAGAGGTCTCCGGTCGTGTAGCCGACGGCGATGTTGCCGCCGGGGACGAGCGGCTGGTCGAGTCCCGAGGGCGCCGCGACGGCGCCGAACCCGCCCGCCCGGGCGGAGCGCGCCGACGCGGAGACCGCCGGGACGCGCGCCAGCGTGCGGTTGGCCAGGTCGTTGGCGGCGGCTCCGCCGGAGACGACGCGGACGGCCTTGAGCTGGCGGGCCGACTGTCCCGCGAGCGTCGCCGCGGTCCGGGCCGAGGCGCCCTGCAGCGCGCTGCGCTTGATCGTGAGCTTGGCCGGGGCGCGCAGCTTGTCCGCACCCAGGCGCTTCATGGCGTACGCGGGCGTGATGCCCGCGATCGGGACGTTGTCGGGGCTGAGGCCGTACGCCACGGCGCCGATCAGCCGGCCGTCCGGCAGGTACACGGGCGAGCCGGACATGCCGGCCCAGATCCCGGCGGGGGTGCCGTCCGTTGCCGTCGAGGCCCGGTCGATGCCCGCGCCACGCAGGGAGAACAGCAGCATGTCGGTGCCGCCCTCGGACGTTCCGAGCGCGTTGTCGATCGCGCCGACGAACGTGCCGGTGAACTCGACGGGCGTCGTGCCCTTGACCACGGTCAGTCCGCGGACGGTCGTCGAGTCGTCGAACGCCTCCGTCTCGGCCTTGGGGACCATCGGCTGGGTGCCGTCGGAGCAGAACGCCGCGGGCTCCGGGGCCGCCTGCGCTGCCGGTGCGACCAGCGTGGTCGCGGCCACGCCCGCGAGGACGGCGCCGGCAAGCAAGCGCAGGGACGTGCGGTTCATCGGGGACCCCCGTAGTCAGAACAGATCGGCTGATCGTATCGAGGGAGGAGCGGCCCGTGGGGCTGATACGCCAATCAGTCGCCGAGGGACGATCTGAACCGCTGCATCCCGGTCACCCAGTGGTCGGTGTCCTGCGCCTTGCGGGCGTACATCGTCCCCACGGACTCGTGCGGCAGAGCCAGCAGCCGGCCCTCGTCGATCGCCTCGAGCAGCACCCGGGCGGCCTCCTGCGGCGTGAGCGTCTCACCGGCCGCCGTGACGGAGGCGTGCGCCAGCCGGCCCTGCGGATCGGTGACGGTCTCGCCGGCCTCGGCCATCGGGGTGGCGACGCCCATCGGGCACAGCGCGGCGACCTGGACGCCCCGGTCGCCGTACGTCGCGGCGAGCCACTCCGCGAAGCCGACGGCGGCGCGCTTGGTCACGGCGTAGGTGGGCGATCCGAGCTGCGTCAGCAGGCCGGCCGCCGAGGCGGTGACGGCGAAGACGCCCGGGTTCTCGACGCTCCACCGCGGGACCAGCGCTCGCGCGGCACGGACGTGAGCCATGACGTTCACGTCCCACGACAGCGACCAGTCGAACTCGTCGGCCGCGAGCCCGAAGCCGCGGAAGACCCCGGCGTTCGCGACGTAGAGGTCGATCCCACCGAACTCGGCGTCGGCCGTCTCGATGAGTGCCGCGATGCCGGGCTCGGCGGCGACGTCACCGGCGATCCAGGGCTGGCCGAGCCGCTCCCCCGCCTCTGCCAGGCGCTGCTCGTCGAGGTCCGCGAGCAGCACCCGGTCGCCGCGCTCGACGAGCGCCTCCGCGATGGCCAGGCCGATGCCGCCCGCGGCTCCTGTGACGACGCAGCGCCGGCTCATCGCAGGCCCTGCCGCTTCAGCTCCGCCTTGGCCAACGAGTTCTTGTGCACCTCGTCGGGGCCGTCGGCGAACCGCAGCGTGCGGATGCCGGCGTACATCTCGGCCAACGGGAAGTCCTGGCTCAGGCCGCCGCCGCCGTGGGTCTGGATCGCCTTGTCGAGGATCCACTCCACGGTCCGCGGCGTGGCGATCTTGATCGCCTGGATCTCGGTGTGGGCGCCGCGGTTGCCGACGGTGTCCATCAGCCACGCGGTCTTGAGGACGAGCAGACGCAGCTGCTCGATCCGCACGCGCGACTCGGCGATCCAGTCCCGGATGACGCCCTGGTCGGCGAGCGGCTTGCCGAACGCGGTGCGACTCTGCGCCCGCTGGCACATGAGCTCGATCGCGCGCTCGGCGATGCCGATCGACCGCATGCAGTGGTGGATGCGGCCCGGCCCGAGGCGAGCCTGGGCGATCGCGAAGCCGTCGCCCTCGCCGGCGATGAGGTTCGTGACGGGCACGCGCACGTCGGTGAACCGCAGCTCGGCGTGGCCGCCGTGATCGCGATCGTGGTAGCCGAACACGTGCATGCCGCGGACGATCTCCAGGCCGGGGGTGTCCCGCGGGACCAGGATCTGCGACTGCTGGCGGTGCCGCGCGGCCGTCGGATCGGTCTTGCCCATGACGATGAAGACCTCGGCCTTCGGGTTCATCGCGCCGGTGATCCACCACTTGCGGCCGTTGATGACGTACTCGTCACCGTCGCGCACGATCGAGGTCTCGATGTTGGTGGCGTCGCTGGACGCGACGTCGGGCTCGGTCATGGCGAAGGCCGACCGGATCTCGCCGGCCAGCAGCGGCTCGAGCCAGCGCTTCTTCTGCTCCTCGGTGCCGAACTGGTTGAGCACCTCCATGTTGCCGGTGTCCGGGGCGGCGCAGTTCGTCGCCGGCGGCGCCAGCTGGATGCTGCGGCCCTGGATCTCGGCCAGCGGCGCGTACTGCAGGTTCGTCAGACCGGCGCCGCCCTCGCCGGGCAGGAACAGGTTCCACAGACCTCGCTGCTTCGCCTCGACCTTCAGGTCCTCGATCACCGCCGGGATGTCCCACACGTCGTTCGCGTAGTTGGCCTGGATCTGCTCGTGCGCGAGCGGCTCGGCCGGGTGAACGACCTCGTCCATGAAGGACTGCATGCGCGCGATGAGGTCCTGGGTCAACTCGTCGAAGGCAAAGTCCATGGATCAGCCCTCCGCGATGACGTAGACGACGTCGGCGATGCAGGCCGGCTTCTCGACGCCGTCGATCTCGACGACGACCGTGAGCACGACCTGCGTGCCGATCGCGATGTCCTGCGTCTCCTTGAGGGTGGCCGTGCCGCGCACCCGCGAGTCGACCGGCACCGGGTGTGGGAAGCGCACCTTGTTGGCCCCGTAGTTGACGCCCATCACGGCGCTCTTGACGGAGTAGATCTGCTGGGTGAAGACCGGCAGCAGGCTCAGCGTGAGGTACCCGTGGGCGATCGTCTTGCCGAACGGGCCCTGGGCGGCGGCCTCGGGATCGACGTGGATCCACTGGTGGTCGCCGGTGGCGTCCGCGAAGAGGTTGATCCTGTCCTGGGTGACGGTCACCCAGTCGCTGGTGCCGAGCTCTTGGCCGACGGCGGCCTTGAGGTCGGCGATGGTGTCGAATTCACGGGTCATGTCGCGGGTCTCCTGACTAAGCGCTTGCTTAGCGCTCACCGTACCGCGTGATGGTCGTCACGAGCAACGACCTGCGCGTCGCACTCCCCCGGGACGATTGTCCCGGCGCCACGCAGGTGTGACACTCGTTACCGTGACCCCCGACGTCGGCCCACCGCGCCGCGAGCGCCCCGAACTGAAGCCGACCCCGCAACTGCGGCCGATGCGGCTGCTGGCCTCCGCGCTGACGGTGGCCCTGCTGATCGGCGCAGGCTGGGCCGGCTGGAAGTACGTGGGCACGAACATCGTGGCCAAGCAGCGCCAGGGCGAGATGGCCGTCGCGCTCGCCGACGACTGGAAGGGCAATCGCCAGGGCGACGCCGCGACCGACAAGCTGCGGATCGGGCAGGTCTTCGCCGTGCTGCGGGTGCCCCGCTTCGGCGATGACTTCGAGGTGCCCGTCGTGGCCGGGGTCGACGACACGGCGCTGACCTCGGGCGTCGGCTGGTTCCCCGACACCCAGCGCCCCGGCCAGATCGGCAACTTCGCGGTCGCGGGTCACCGCGTCACCAACGGTCAGCCGTTCAAGGACTTCCCCGACCTGCGCGCCGGCGACCTGGTCGAGGTCGAGACCCGCACCCACGTCTACACGTACGAGCTGCAGAACTCCGGCACGGACACCATCGTCGACTTCACCGACATCTGGGTCGTCCAGCCCGTGCCCGAGAAGGCGCGGAAGGCGAAGGACCAGCGCTCGGGCGCCAAGCCCAGCGAGGCCCTGCTGACGCTGACGACCTGCTCGGAGATCTTTCACACCGACAACCGCTCGGCCGTGTTCGGCACCCTGGTCGACGCCAAGCACGTCTGAGCAGCCGGCCTCAGCTGGTGGTGAGGTCGTTCACCAGCCAGTCGCCGTCGACCCGGTTCATCTCGACCACGACCGAGAGCGGCGCGGGCGACCCCGGCTTGCCGGCGATGGTGCGGTTCTGGTCGACGAACGCCAGCACTCGGACCTTCGAGGTGGAGCACTCCTGGCCGCACTCCAGCGGCGCGATGGTGCGCACCGTGGCGACGACGTCGATCTTGCGCTGGCCGGCGGTGGCGACCAGCTGCGGAGCGAGCTCGGAGTACTTCTTCGCGAACTTCTCGGTCATGACCTTCGTCGCGTCGTCGAGATCCTGCGCCACGGTGGCGTGCTTGTAGCCGAGCATCTCGGGCAGCGCCTTCGAGGCGGCGGCCACGGCGTCGTCCTGGGCATCGACCTGGTCCTGCGCCGACGCCTCGGCGCGTTGCACGACCAGGAGCGACACGAGGGCGAACACGACGGCGCACAGGGCCAGCGCCAGCAGCACCAGGTCGCGGCGGGAACGAACGAGCCTCACGGGGCGTCACCCTCTTCCGGAGCAGTGGTGGCGACGGTGACGTTGGAGAAGTTCTCGACGAGCCAGTCGCCGTCCTTCTTGACCAGCGAGACACGCCACCGCAGTCGGGGCTGGCCGTACTGGACGTCTTCGGGCTCGGTGCTGATCGTGATCGCGGCGATCGCCTCGGCGCTGTCGCGATCGATGCTGTCGACGGCGACCTGGCCGACCTTGCCCTTCGAGACGATCTTCGCCGCCTCGAACTTCGCCAGCAGATCGCGCGTGGACGCCTTGAACTGCTCGGCCAGCTCGTCGGTGAGCAACGGCTCGACCCGCTCGACGTACTCGTCGAGGTCGGTGACGTCGTAGGAGTTGATCGCCGTCGCGAACCGCTCGGTCGCCGCGCGCACGTCCTGGCGGCTCGCGGAGTCCGCGGAGGCCGGGATCTGCGGACCGCGGACCAGCAGCGCCACACCGGCCGCCAGGGCGACCAGCGTGACCACCACGAGTCCGACGACGATCGACCGACCGCGAATCACCGCGCCACCGCGGGACCGAGCATCATCCACTTCCACGACTCCTCGCCGAGATCGAGCGCCGGGGGGATCGTCGAGGTCTCGTCGCCCTGCACCAGCTGCTTCGTCGCCACATCGTACGTGCCCAGGACCACACCGCCACCGGCTTCGCCGGACGCGGACGACGCAGTCGCGCCGGGGGTACGCGCCCCGCGCTCCAACTTCTGCGCACACGTGAACGAGCGATCCCACCGCTCGACCGTGCGGTCGTACGGGGTGCGCTGCTTGGACTCGGGCTGGTAGCCCTTCAGGCACGGCGAGTTCTCGGGCTGCAGGGACAGGCTCATGCGGGCGGCGAACTGCCCGGTACGCGAGTCCTTCGCGATGATCGAGAAGGCGCTCTCGACGCCGTAGGGCGCGATGACCAGCACGCCGCGGACGCCGGGCAGATTGGCACGGACCACCGAGTTCACGGTGATGGCGTCGTCGAGCAGCGCCGCGATGTCCTCGGCGTTCTCGTCGATGACCGCCCGCAGCGTCGTGGCCGTCGGCGCACCGGAGTCGATCACCTTCCGCAGGTCCTGGTCGGAATCGCGCACGGCCTTCGACAGCGATCGCAGGTTCGCGGCGAAGGCGCGGATGTCGTTCTGGGAGTCCACCTGCGTCTGCAGGACGGTCGTCGAGCTCTTGATCAGCGCCGCCGTGACCTCGTACTTCTGGTCGGCCTCGGTGATGAAGGAGTTGGACGAGTCGATGATCGTCTTCAGGTCCTGTGACGATCCCTCGAACGCGGTGCCCAGCTCGGTGATCACGGTGCTGAGGTCCTCGTTGTCCACCGACCCCAGCAGGTCGCTGACGTTCGACAGCAGCGTGCGCGTGTCGACGGGCACCTGCGTGCGCTCGCGGGCGATGACCGAGTCGTCGTCGAGGAACGGTCCCTTGTCGGTGCGCGGCTGGAAGTCCAGGAACTGCTCGCCGACCGCGGACCGGCTCGCGATGACGACGTCGGTGTCGGCGGGGATGTCCGGAGCGCCGGGGTCGACCCGCACCTCGACCTTCACGCCGTCGCCGTCGAGCCACATGTCCGTGACGCGGCCGACGCTGACGCCGCGGTAGGTGACGTCGGCCGTGGTGAAGATGCCGCCGGGCTCGGCCATCTGGACCGTCACGGTGTATCCGCTGCCGAAGAGGCGGTCGACGTGGGCGTAGTTGATGCCGATGTAGGTCATCACGACGAGCGTGCCG
This region includes:
- the map gene encoding type I methionyl aminopeptidase, whose protein sequence is MAIELLTPAQIDEMRPAGRFVADVLTTLVETADVGTDLIELDALAHRMIRERGAESCYIDYAPSFGRGPFGYVLCTSVNDAVLHGLPHRYKLRDGDLVSFDFAVSVDGWVCDSAVSKVVGTPRDEDLRLIEATEVALARAIEVARPGKKVGDISAVIGETAREYGYPVNTQFGGHGVGRTMHGDPHISNDGKAGRGFPLKPGLVIAIEPWFLASTDEIRMDDDGWTIRSADGSRGAHSEHTIAITEGDPIIMTARG
- a CDS encoding SDR family oxidoreductase → MSRRCVVTGAAGGIGLAIAEALVERGDRVLLADLDEQRLAEAGERLGQPWIAGDVAAEPGIAALIETADAEFGGIDLYVANAGVFRGFGLAADEFDWSLSWDVNVMAHVRAARALVPRWSVENPGVFAVTASAAGLLTQLGSPTYAVTKRAAVGFAEWLAATYGDRGVQVAALCPMGVATPMAEAGETVTDPQGRLAHASVTAAGETLTPQEAARVLLEAIDEGRLLALPHESVGTMYARKAQDTDHWVTGMQRFRSSLGD
- a CDS encoding acyl-CoA dehydrogenase family protein gives rise to the protein MDFAFDELTQDLIARMQSFMDEVVHPAEPLAHEQIQANYANDVWDIPAVIEDLKVEAKQRGLWNLFLPGEGGAGLTNLQYAPLAEIQGRSIQLAPPATNCAAPDTGNMEVLNQFGTEEQKKRWLEPLLAGEIRSAFAMTEPDVASSDATNIETSIVRDGDEYVINGRKWWITGAMNPKAEVFIVMGKTDPTAARHRQQSQILVPRDTPGLEIVRGMHVFGYHDRDHGGHAELRFTDVRVPVTNLIAGEGDGFAIAQARLGPGRIHHCMRSIGIAERAIELMCQRAQSRTAFGKPLADQGVIRDWIAESRVRIEQLRLLVLKTAWLMDTVGNRGAHTEIQAIKIATPRTVEWILDKAIQTHGGGGLSQDFPLAEMYAGIRTLRFADGPDEVHKNSLAKAELKRQGLR
- a CDS encoding MaoC family dehydratase, which produces MTREFDTIADLKAAVGQELGTSDWVTVTQDRINLFADATGDHQWIHVDPEAAAQGPFGKTIAHGYLTLSLLPVFTQQIYSVKSAVMGVNYGANKVRFPHPVPVDSRVRGTATLKETQDIAIGTQVVLTVVVEIDGVEKPACIADVVYVIAEG
- a CDS encoding class E sortase yields the protein MTPDVGPPRRERPELKPTPQLRPMRLLASALTVALLIGAGWAGWKYVGTNIVAKQRQGEMAVALADDWKGNRQGDAATDKLRIGQVFAVLRVPRFGDDFEVPVVAGVDDTALTSGVGWFPDTQRPGQIGNFAVAGHRVTNGQPFKDFPDLRAGDLVEVETRTHVYTYELQNSGTDTIVDFTDIWVVQPVPEKARKAKDQRSGAKPSEALLTLTTCSEIFHTDNRSAVFGTLVDAKHV
- a CDS encoding MCE family protein yields the protein MITQRVKVQLAIFLVGTLVVMTYIGINYAHVDRLFGSGYTVTVQMAEPGGIFTTADVTYRGVSVGRVTDMWLDGDGVKVEVRVDPGAPDIPADTDVVIASRSAVGEQFLDFQPRTDKGPFLDDDSVIARERTQVPVDTRTLLSNVSDLLGSVDNEDLSTVITELGTAFEGSSQDLKTIIDSSNSFITEADQKYEVTAALIKSSTTVLQTQVDSQNDIRAFAANLRSLSKAVRDSDQDLRKVIDSGAPTATTLRAVIDENAEDIAALLDDAITVNSVVRANLPGVRGVLVIAPYGVESAFSIIAKDSRTGQFAARMSLSLQPENSPCLKGYQPESKQRTPYDRTVERWDRSFTCAQKLERGARTPGATASSASGEAGGGVVLGTYDVATKQLVQGDETSTIPPALDLGEESWKWMMLGPAVAR